The Fibrobacter sp. region CTTACACAGCCTTTCCAGTCTTGACACTGGTACGAACGCCCTTCTTGCCGGCTTCGCGAACGACGCGAGTACGGACAGGCGTGTTGCCTTCGAGGAGCATCACGTTAGAAATGTCGATCGGCATTTCCTTTTCGATGATGCCACCTGCCTGGTTGGTCTGAGACGGCTTCTCGTGACGCTTGCGGACGTTCACGTCCTTGACGGTCACCTTGCCGGCCTTGACACTGATCACGGTGCCGGTCTTGCCCTTGAAGGCACCGGAAATCACCTTGACGTTATCATTCTTCTTGATGTTAGCCATTAGAGAACCTCAGGTGCGAGGGAGATGATCTTCATGTAATTCTTTTCGCGGAGCTCACGAGCCACCGGTCCAAAAATACGGGTTCCACGCGGTTCACCATCCTTGGTGATGAGAACGACTGCGTTGTCCGAGAAACGAATGAACGTTCCGTCCGGACGGGAGATTTCTTTGCGTGTGCGCACGACGACGGCGTCGGCCACGGAACCCTTCTTCACCTTGCTCTGGGGGATAGCGTCCTTAACGGCTACCTTGATGACATCACCGATGCTAGCATAGCGACGGTTCGTGCCACCCAAAACACGGATGCAGGCGACTTCCTTGGCTCCACTGTTGTCAGCCACGACGAGTCTGGTTTCTTCTTGAATCATAATTCGCCTTACTCCAGGAGTTTACTTCTTCTTTTCGACGATGCGGACGAGACGCCAGCGCTTCGTAGCGGAAAGAGGACGAGTTTCCATGATTTCCACCAGGTCACCTTCGCCCGCTTCGTTGT contains the following coding sequences:
- the rplX gene encoding 50S ribosomal protein L24; this encodes MANIKKNDNVKVISGAFKGKTGTVISVKAGKVTVKDVNVRKRHEKPSQTNQAGGIIEKEMPIDISNVMLLEGNTPVRTRVVREAGKKGVRTSVKTGKAV
- the rplN gene encoding 50S ribosomal protein L14; translated protein: MIQEETRLVVADNSGAKEVACIRVLGGTNRRYASIGDVIKVAVKDAIPQSKVKKGSVADAVVVRTRKEISRPDGTFIRFSDNAVVLITKDGEPRGTRIFGPVARELREKNYMKIISLAPEVL